A single region of the Austwickia chelonae genome encodes:
- a CDS encoding TerC family protein, whose protein sequence is MTVSSSAWIASIALIVALLAYDFFFHVRKAHTPTLREAATWSALYVGIAVLFGLGLFVLGGPQMGTEYFAGYITEKALSVDNLFVFLIIMSSFRVPSADQQKVLLFGIVIALIARTAFIFVGAAMIDRFAWVFYLFGVILLATSGHMLVGHDENDADNMIIRIAKKFIHTTDHYDGDRLFTTVDGKRVMTPMLLVMVAIGGTDIMFALDSIPAIFGLTQSSFIVFTATAFSLMGLRQLYFLLDGLLDRLIYLSWGLATILGFIGVKLILHALHENNVPIINDGNPVKVVEISVEFSLAVIIGVLALTVIASLLSPRGKAVTTINNIRRHVDQYLDLDFESDQAVREKNYERLMQEEAALQELPVKYRRLIREEPQLLARLAEAHETHDRYLQPQPAEVENRQPPPGKA, encoded by the coding sequence ATGACCGTTTCTTCGTCGGCCTGGATCGCATCCATCGCGCTGATCGTCGCCCTGCTCGCCTACGACTTCTTCTTCCATGTCCGCAAAGCCCATACCCCGACTTTGCGGGAGGCAGCGACCTGGTCAGCGCTCTATGTCGGCATCGCCGTCCTGTTCGGCCTGGGACTCTTCGTGCTCGGCGGGCCACAGATGGGCACCGAGTACTTCGCCGGTTACATCACGGAGAAGGCGTTGTCGGTCGACAACCTCTTCGTCTTCCTCATCATCATGAGCAGTTTCCGGGTACCCAGCGCCGACCAGCAGAAAGTGCTGCTCTTCGGCATCGTCATCGCCTTGATCGCCCGGACGGCCTTCATCTTCGTCGGGGCTGCCATGATCGACCGCTTCGCCTGGGTCTTCTATCTCTTCGGAGTGATCCTGCTCGCCACCTCGGGGCACATGCTCGTCGGACATGACGAGAACGACGCCGACAATATGATCATCCGAATCGCCAAGAAATTCATCCATACAACTGATCATTACGATGGCGACCGACTTTTCACGACGGTCGACGGAAAACGCGTGATGACTCCGATGCTTCTCGTCATGGTGGCGATCGGTGGCACCGACATCATGTTCGCGCTGGATTCGATTCCGGCGATCTTCGGACTCACTCAATCCAGCTTCATCGTTTTCACCGCAACGGCTTTCTCACTGATGGGCCTTCGCCAGTTGTACTTCTTACTGGACGGTCTACTTGATCGTCTGATCTATTTGTCATGGGGTCTCGCCACGATCCTCGGCTTCATCGGCGTCAAACTGATCCTGCATGCCCTGCACGAGAACAATGTGCCGATCATCAACGACGGAAACCCCGTGAAGGTCGTAGAGATCTCGGTCGAGTTCTCCCTCGCGGTCATCATCGGTGTGCTCGCCCTCACGGTCATTGCTTCTCTGTTGAGCCCCCGCGGAAAAGCCGTCACCACGATCAACAACATCCGCCGCCATGTCGACCAATATCTCGACCTCGATTTCGAGAGCGATCAGGCTGTCCGCGAGAAGAACTACGAACGCCTGATGCAGGAGGAGGCCGCACTGCAGGAGCTGCCGGTGAAGTACCGTCGTCTCATCCGTGAAGAGCCTCAGCTGTTGGCCCGGCTGGCGGAAGCCCACGAGACGCACGACCGCTACCTCCAGCCGCAACCGGCGGAGGTCGAGAACCGGCAACCGCCGCCCGGAAAAGCCTAG
- a CDS encoding class II glutamine amidotransferase codes for MCRLLAYAAPRPAAVEELIGARQCRTYQLMAQLHDDGWGTAWLDESSGESVVHRLRTVLPGHEDELLRTVMDRPLSRARIFHLRLATDRMAVQTTNSHPFHGDGLAFAHNGSIAPTPVLRAMVGPVAMEGVEGTTDSELYFALVREGTAAGMSLTDAVAAAVARIRTAYPAASLNSVTMSSSEMVVVNSSSAAPLPLWEIHQQPGSVLPDEHDERYFTMRYLLGQDGSFVVASAGLDTSGWNELPQDSITQVDLSTMTVTVRALGEVPVELYPAA; via the coding sequence ATGTGCCGCCTGCTCGCTTATGCCGCCCCGAGACCTGCTGCGGTGGAAGAGCTGATCGGCGCGCGCCAGTGCCGGACGTATCAGTTGATGGCCCAGTTGCACGACGACGGGTGGGGCACGGCGTGGCTCGACGAAAGCAGCGGGGAGAGCGTGGTGCACCGGCTGCGGACGGTTCTGCCCGGTCATGAGGACGAGCTGTTGCGGACGGTGATGGACCGACCGTTGTCCCGGGCACGGATCTTCCATCTGAGGTTGGCCACTGATCGGATGGCGGTGCAGACCACGAACAGTCACCCGTTCCATGGTGACGGTCTGGCGTTCGCGCACAACGGGTCGATCGCGCCGACTCCGGTGTTGCGGGCCATGGTGGGCCCGGTGGCGATGGAGGGCGTGGAGGGGACCACGGATTCGGAGCTGTACTTCGCCTTGGTCCGTGAGGGAACGGCGGCGGGGATGTCGTTGACGGATGCGGTGGCGGCGGCGGTCGCCCGGATCCGTACGGCTTATCCGGCGGCGAGCCTGAACAGTGTGACGATGTCGTCCTCCGAGATGGTCGTGGTGAACAGCAGTAGTGCTGCGCCTTTGCCGCTGTGGGAGATCCATCAGCAGCCGGGGTCGGTGCTGCCCGACGAGCACGACGAGCGGTATTTCACGATGCGTTATCTGCTGGGCCAGGACGGGTCGTTCGTGGTGGCTTCGGCGGGGCTGGACACGTCGGGCTGGAACGAGTTGCCGCAGGACAGCATCACTCAGGTCGATCTGTCGACGATGACGGTCACGGTGCGGGCTCTGGGCGAGGTTCCGGTGGAGTTGTATCCGGCGGCGTGA
- a CDS encoding TetR/AcrR family transcriptional regulator C-terminal domain-containing protein: protein MNRQDVLEHALATLDAYGFADLSMRRLATSLGVQPGAIYWHFANKQSLLSAIAGIILEDVSRMPTGQGWAEDVRRWAQTLRSALLAHRDGAELVASVLALRPPELTPYAPCLTALTDAGLGEEEAHAAASALLHYVVGHTVDTQNHAQARALGVKGVLEDPGADETAVGRFRYGLELFLVGLHARVP from the coding sequence GTGAACCGTCAGGATGTTCTCGAACATGCGTTGGCCACCCTCGACGCCTACGGCTTCGCGGACCTGTCGATGCGGCGGCTGGCGACCTCCCTGGGCGTCCAGCCGGGGGCGATCTACTGGCACTTCGCGAACAAACAGTCGCTGCTGTCGGCCATCGCGGGGATCATCCTCGAGGACGTCTCCCGGATGCCGACCGGGCAGGGCTGGGCCGAGGACGTACGGCGGTGGGCCCAGACGCTGCGCTCTGCGCTGCTCGCCCATCGGGACGGCGCCGAACTGGTGGCCTCCGTGCTGGCGCTGCGCCCGCCTGAGCTCACCCCCTACGCGCCCTGCCTGACCGCGCTGACCGATGCCGGACTCGGCGAGGAAGAAGCGCACGCCGCGGCCTCCGCGCTGCTGCACTACGTCGTCGGGCACACCGTCGACACACAGAATCACGCCCAAGCCCGGGCGCTGGGCGTGAAAGGCGTCCTGGAGGACCCCGGAGCCGATGAGACGGCCGTCGGACGATTCCGGTACGGACTGGAGTTGTTCCTGGTCGGGCTCCATGCCCGCGTGCCGTGA
- a CDS encoding pirin family protein: protein MDPIRLVVSPRHATDNGRRRAPDGPGSGTDPAPSTPDGDAGGSFRSADRSGGHAGLPTRRTLPDRRLTAIGAWCLLEDFGDPSTRPTLLETVAYPEAGIQSVTWPIDGLIRRQDSLGTDVVMRHGTVCIGTAGSGITVAESGVDDPRGGRHARRFLHGVRLAAALPPQARGIEPGCQEITDPPRLNTPTMRATVLVGSLAGPHSEVRSPAEVHTPLTAADITLTTGTERLTLDPLQEHGVLLIDGEVSVNRTPIRVGDLAYVPVGREQVDLATHAGCRVILLGGTPFDHEFILWWNIVAGSHDEIVAARESWQADDGHFGRAPLGAVRAVAPPIPPVRLRPRRGSLRHRG, encoded by the coding sequence ATGGATCCGATCAGGCTCGTCGTGTCCCCACGCCATGCGACGGACAACGGACGTCGTCGTGCCCCCGACGGGCCCGGGAGCGGGACAGACCCGGCCCCGAGCACCCCGGACGGTGACGCCGGCGGATCCTTTCGCTCGGCGGACAGGTCCGGTGGTCACGCCGGGCTGCCGACCCGCCGCACCCTGCCCGACCGGAGACTGACCGCCATCGGCGCCTGGTGTCTCCTGGAGGACTTCGGTGATCCCTCCACACGGCCCACCCTCCTGGAGACCGTGGCCTACCCCGAAGCAGGTATCCAGTCGGTGACCTGGCCGATCGACGGGCTCATTCGTCGCCAGGACAGTCTGGGCACCGACGTCGTGATGCGGCATGGCACGGTGTGCATCGGCACCGCCGGTTCCGGGATCACCGTCGCCGAGAGCGGCGTCGACGACCCCCGCGGTGGACGGCACGCCCGCCGTTTCCTGCACGGGGTGCGCCTGGCTGCCGCGCTCCCCCCGCAGGCCCGCGGTATCGAACCGGGCTGCCAGGAGATCACCGATCCGCCCCGCTTGAACACCCCGACCATGCGGGCGACCGTCCTCGTCGGCTCCCTGGCCGGACCGCACTCGGAGGTCCGTTCCCCCGCCGAGGTCCACACCCCGCTGACCGCCGCCGACATCACGCTGACCACTGGTACCGAACGGCTCACCCTCGACCCCTTGCAAGAGCACGGTGTGCTCCTCATCGACGGAGAAGTCTCGGTCAACCGCACCCCTATCCGGGTCGGTGACCTGGCCTATGTGCCGGTCGGTCGGGAGCAGGTCGACCTGGCCACCCACGCCGGGTGTCGGGTCATCCTGCTGGGCGGCACCCCCTTCGACCACGAGTTCATCCTCTGGTGGAATATCGTCGCCGGTTCGCACGACGAGATCGTTGCCGCGCGGGAGTCCTGGCAGGCCGACGACGGGCACTTCGGTCGGGCTCCGCTGGGCGCGGTGCGCGCTGTCGCACCGCCGATCCCCCCGGTGCGTCTTCGCCCGCGCCGGGGCTCGTTACGCCATCGCGGATGA
- a CDS encoding hydroxymethylpyrimidine/phosphomethylpyrimidine kinase, translating to MSEELLPPPPVTLTIAGSEATGGAGAQADLKTFQQLGTYGMVALTCIVSFDPKAGWGHRFVPVDPQVIADQLEAQFACYDVRTVKIGMLGTPATIDTVAAALRSADTTQVVLDPVLICKGQEPGAALDTDNALKEQILPLATFVTPNQFEAMSLSGMDAIDSEEQLVEAAKRIHDTSGAIVLAKGGVRLAGPDAVDVFYDGQTLEVLRAPKIGEVAVSGAGCTLAAAVTAELAKGAEPLAAARTAKEFVTRGIRGRVASRAPFDALWQGRG from the coding sequence ATGAGCGAAGAACTCCTCCCGCCGCCGCCCGTCACCCTGACCATCGCCGGATCCGAGGCCACCGGTGGTGCCGGTGCGCAAGCCGACCTGAAGACCTTCCAGCAGCTCGGCACCTACGGCATGGTCGCGCTCACCTGCATCGTCTCCTTCGACCCGAAGGCCGGCTGGGGGCACCGTTTCGTCCCTGTCGACCCGCAGGTCATCGCCGACCAGTTGGAAGCCCAGTTCGCCTGCTACGACGTTCGCACCGTGAAGATCGGCATGCTGGGCACCCCCGCCACCATCGACACCGTGGCCGCTGCTCTGCGATCGGCCGACACCACGCAGGTCGTCCTCGACCCGGTCCTGATCTGTAAGGGACAGGAGCCCGGAGCAGCGCTGGACACCGACAATGCGCTCAAGGAGCAGATCCTGCCGCTGGCAACCTTCGTCACCCCGAACCAGTTCGAAGCGATGAGCCTGTCCGGGATGGACGCCATCGACTCCGAGGAGCAGCTGGTCGAAGCCGCGAAGCGTATTCACGACACCAGCGGAGCCATCGTCCTCGCCAAGGGCGGAGTACGCCTGGCCGGGCCGGACGCCGTCGACGTCTTCTACGACGGACAGACCCTCGAGGTCCTGCGCGCCCCGAAGATCGGCGAGGTCGCCGTCTCCGGCGCCGGATGCACCCTGGCTGCGGCGGTCACCGCCGAACTCGCCAAGGGCGCCGAACCGTTGGCGGCCGCTCGCACGGCGAAGGAGTTCGTCACCCGCGGTATCCGCGGACGGGTCGCCAGTCGTGCCCCCTTCGACGCCCTATGGCAAGGACGAGGATGA
- a CDS encoding ABC transporter ATP-binding protein, producing the protein MKDLLRLLRSAQQLRPYYLAIAVTSILTAGTALVVPFLVKAATDVVVAQVGSAPGSTEDAVRRIVWVALALLAVDITHSLITNVGGYLGDVMSARLRAIMSQRYFEHLLSLPQSYFDDEMTGKIINRLNRSITETSHFLQVFANSFCPMLLTVVAVVGISGYYAWPLALLLLILFPVFMWLTTLTSSRWQKLEAEKNTVVDEAGGRFAEVVGQIKVVRSFRQEERELDSFGRAFRTTVGLTRTQSRYWHVMDASRHGAVNLIFFGIYAVIFVRTVQGAFTLGVMVLLIQLVNMARQPVMMMSYLVDTGQRALAGTRSYFEVMDLPADRPSLPVPAAEVDAQHAPTISFEGVCFSYGDEADVLREITFSVRAGERVALVGESGGGKSTLVSLLLGFYRPQQGRILVGDTDVAASPPESVREQVGVVFQDPSLFSGTVRENIAYGRPGATDDVVLDAARRAHAHTFVESFRDGYDTVIGERGVKLSGGQKQRIAVARAIVKDAPVLVLDEATSSLDGKSERLVQAGLDSLMTGRTTIIIAHRLATISSVDRIVTLRDGRVDEFGTPAELAASGGIYAELLALQAKSSKRDRKRLAAYDITG; encoded by the coding sequence ATGAAAGACCTGTTGCGGCTGCTGCGTTCGGCGCAGCAGCTGCGGCCGTACTACCTGGCGATCGCGGTCACCTCGATTCTGACCGCGGGCACCGCGCTGGTGGTGCCCTTCCTGGTGAAAGCGGCGACGGACGTGGTCGTGGCCCAGGTAGGTTCGGCGCCGGGGTCAACCGAGGACGCCGTCCGTCGCATCGTCTGGGTCGCCTTGGCGCTGTTGGCGGTGGACATCACCCATTCGCTGATCACGAATGTGGGCGGCTATCTCGGAGACGTCATGTCCGCCCGGCTGCGGGCCATCATGTCGCAGCGGTACTTCGAGCATCTGCTCTCCCTGCCGCAGAGCTACTTCGACGATGAAATGACCGGGAAGATCATCAACCGGTTGAACCGTTCGATCACGGAGACCTCGCACTTCCTCCAGGTGTTCGCGAACAGTTTCTGCCCGATGCTGTTGACCGTCGTGGCCGTCGTCGGCATCAGCGGCTACTACGCCTGGCCCCTGGCGCTCCTGTTGTTGATCCTCTTCCCGGTGTTCATGTGGTTGACCACCTTGACGAGCAGCCGGTGGCAGAAGCTGGAAGCCGAGAAGAACACTGTCGTCGACGAGGCCGGCGGCCGGTTCGCCGAGGTCGTCGGCCAGATCAAGGTGGTGCGCAGCTTCCGTCAGGAAGAACGGGAACTCGACAGTTTCGGCCGGGCCTTCCGCACCACCGTCGGTCTGACCCGCACCCAGTCGCGGTACTGGCATGTGATGGACGCTTCCCGGCATGGCGCGGTCAATCTGATCTTCTTCGGGATCTACGCGGTGATCTTCGTACGCACCGTGCAGGGGGCTTTCACGCTGGGCGTGATGGTGTTGCTCATCCAGCTGGTCAACATGGCCCGGCAACCGGTGATGATGATGAGCTACCTGGTCGACACCGGTCAGCGGGCTCTGGCGGGGACCCGGTCGTACTTCGAGGTGATGGATCTTCCTGCCGACCGGCCGAGTCTGCCGGTCCCGGCGGCTGAGGTCGACGCGCAGCATGCGCCCACGATCTCCTTCGAGGGGGTCTGCTTCAGTTATGGCGACGAAGCCGACGTCCTGCGTGAGATCACCTTCTCGGTGCGCGCCGGGGAGCGGGTCGCGCTCGTCGGTGAGAGCGGCGGCGGCAAGTCCACCTTGGTCAGTCTGCTGCTGGGCTTCTACCGTCCGCAGCAGGGCCGGATCCTCGTCGGGGACACCGATGTGGCCGCCTCGCCGCCGGAGTCGGTCCGCGAGCAGGTCGGGGTGGTCTTCCAGGATCCGTCGCTCTTCTCCGGGACCGTCCGGGAGAACATCGCCTACGGACGCCCGGGTGCCACGGACGACGTCGTCCTGGACGCGGCCAGGCGGGCCCACGCCCACACCTTCGTCGAGTCCTTCCGTGACGGCTATGACACCGTCATCGGGGAGCGTGGGGTGAAGCTGTCCGGCGGGCAGAAACAGCGCATCGCCGTGGCCCGGGCCATCGTCAAGGACGCCCCGGTCCTCGTGCTGGACGAGGCCACCAGCTCTTTGGACGGCAAGTCCGAGCGGCTGGTGCAGGCCGGGCTCGACTCGCTGATGACCGGTCGCACCACGATCATCATCGCCCACCGGCTGGCCACGATCTCCTCGGTCGACCGGATCGTCACGCTCCGCGACGGGAGGGTCGACGAATTCGGTACGCCGGCCGAACTCGCCGCGAGCGGCGGGATCTACGCGGAGCTGCTCGCCCTCCAGGCCAAGAGCAGCAAACGCGACCGGAAACGCCTGGCGGCCTATGACATCACCGGATGA
- a CDS encoding nucleoside phosphorylase: MSSSDQLTTTTAPTFPDVLPIDERIPLTEFDDDPVDVVSTAIDHGEITLPERLVLTLAGEVTPRWAQEHGFQEVYAFETITMTFPVWVGEHRGAQIALAEVPMGAAAAVAVADDFFRRGVRAVVTTGSCGALVPAPAGAFYIPTKALRDEGASYHYQPASRWIDLDEDMVQVCVEAVAAAGHPYVLTPVWTTDGLFRETRGKIAARVAEGCQVVDMECSALTACARFRGIRFGQIVYTADSLADEVHDPRDWGKAFRSLAIDLAADAVARVPSLT, encoded by the coding sequence ATGTCCTCCTCCGACCAGTTGACCACGACCACCGCCCCGACCTTCCCGGACGTCCTGCCGATCGACGAGCGAATCCCGCTGACGGAGTTCGACGACGACCCGGTGGATGTCGTCTCCACGGCCATCGACCACGGGGAGATCACCCTGCCGGAGAGACTGGTGCTCACGTTGGCCGGAGAGGTCACCCCGCGGTGGGCGCAGGAGCACGGTTTTCAGGAGGTCTACGCCTTCGAGACGATCACGATGACCTTCCCGGTGTGGGTCGGGGAACATCGCGGGGCGCAGATCGCCTTGGCCGAGGTGCCGATGGGTGCGGCGGCTGCGGTGGCCGTGGCCGACGATTTCTTCCGGCGCGGGGTGCGGGCCGTGGTGACGACCGGGTCGTGCGGTGCTTTGGTCCCGGCACCGGCCGGGGCCTTCTACATCCCGACGAAGGCGCTGCGGGACGAGGGCGCTTCGTACCACTACCAGCCGGCGTCCCGGTGGATCGATCTGGACGAGGACATGGTCCAGGTCTGTGTCGAGGCGGTCGCTGCTGCCGGGCATCCGTACGTGTTGACTCCGGTGTGGACCACCGACGGGCTCTTCCGGGAGACCCGGGGGAAGATCGCTGCCCGGGTCGCCGAGGGCTGCCAGGTGGTCGACATGGAGTGCTCCGCATTGACTGCTTGCGCCCGGTTCCGCGGGATCCGTTTCGGGCAGATCGTGTACACCGCAGACTCGTTGGCCGACGAGGTTCATGATCCCCGCGATTGGGGGAAGGCCTTCCGCTCCCTGGCCATCGACCTGGCCGCCGACGCCGTCGCCCGCGTCCCCTCCTTGACGTGA
- a CDS encoding methyl-accepting chemotaxis protein yields the protein MSQEITALPGQQTSASSADTGGGTGHSWFGRLSLRAKILSVGAIGVITALLLGGVNIWSLGNAQAASKEVATAKDLYERVTNVLWKISDVNNYQNAYALDAHIVGGPKAVDPSSTNRKEFAERSAAVKKTLDGDIGARTEEGKRLWKKIGDDFAEYQALDDKAVVQYKTGTAAGLAAGDDIVIAQENAVLDKVAKDGADMQKTADLRVQQALASQETSRVTALTVSAITILIGILGIGFVAWLTSRMVLRSVASLQRTLQAMGDGDLTVEPEILSGDEIGRMAQAGERTRRSMQGIVSQVADASQAVAAASEELSAVSAQVGSSAEHSSSQLAIVTNSAEDVSRNVQTVAAGTEEMTASIREIAKNAQDAAGVAASAVAVADQTNATVAKLGESSAEIGEVIKTITSIAEQTNLLALNATIEAARAGEAGKGFAVVANEVKDLAQETSKATEDIAHRVEAIQVDTQAAVAAISEISSIIAQINDTQSTIASAVEEQTATTNEMSRNVTDAAAGASSIAGNVSDAARAASDSTAGAANTAQAAHELAGRAAELQSLVSRFRV from the coding sequence ATGTCCCAAGAAATCACCGCTCTCCCTGGTCAGCAGACCTCCGCTTCTTCGGCTGATACAGGTGGGGGAACGGGGCACAGCTGGTTCGGCAGGCTCTCCCTGCGCGCGAAGATCCTCTCGGTGGGAGCCATCGGCGTGATCACCGCGCTCCTGCTCGGCGGCGTGAACATCTGGTCGCTGGGCAATGCGCAAGCGGCCAGTAAAGAAGTGGCCACGGCGAAGGACCTCTACGAGCGGGTCACCAACGTCCTGTGGAAGATCAGTGATGTCAACAACTACCAGAACGCCTACGCCCTGGACGCGCACATCGTCGGTGGGCCGAAAGCCGTCGACCCCAGCTCCACGAACCGTAAGGAATTCGCCGAGCGTTCTGCCGCCGTGAAGAAGACCCTCGACGGGGACATCGGTGCCCGCACCGAAGAGGGCAAGCGGCTCTGGAAGAAGATCGGGGACGACTTCGCCGAGTACCAGGCACTCGACGACAAAGCCGTGGTGCAGTACAAGACGGGAACGGCCGCCGGTCTCGCCGCCGGTGACGATATCGTCATCGCCCAGGAGAACGCCGTCCTCGACAAGGTCGCTAAGGACGGCGCGGACATGCAGAAGACGGCTGACCTCCGGGTGCAGCAGGCCTTGGCCTCCCAGGAGACCAGCCGGGTCACCGCCTTGACCGTCAGCGCGATCACCATCCTCATCGGCATCCTCGGCATCGGCTTCGTCGCGTGGCTGACCTCCCGGATGGTGCTGCGTTCGGTGGCCTCCCTCCAGCGCACCCTGCAGGCGATGGGCGACGGCGACCTGACCGTCGAGCCGGAGATCCTCAGCGGGGACGAGATCGGACGGATGGCTCAGGCCGGTGAGCGGACCCGGCGGTCCATGCAGGGCATCGTCTCCCAGGTGGCCGACGCCTCCCAGGCGGTCGCGGCAGCCTCCGAGGAGCTTTCCGCAGTCTCCGCCCAGGTCGGGTCCAGCGCTGAGCACTCGTCGAGTCAGCTTGCCATCGTGACTAATTCGGCTGAAGACGTTTCTCGTAACGTGCAGACGGTGGCGGCGGGGACGGAGGAGATGACGGCGTCGATTCGGGAGATCGCGAAGAATGCTCAGGATGCTGCGGGGGTGGCGGCGTCGGCGGTGGCGGTGGCGGATCAGACGAATGCGACGGTGGCGAAGTTGGGGGAGAGTTCGGCGGAGATCGGTGAGGTGATCAAGACGATTACGTCGATTGCGGAGCAGACGAATTTGTTGGCGTTGAATGCGACGATTGAGGCTGCTCGTGCGGGGGAGGCGGGTAAGGGGTTCGCTGTGGTGGCGAATGAGGTGAAGGATTTGGCGCAGGAGACGTCGAAGGCGACGGAGGATATTGCGCATCGGGTGGAGGCGATTCAGGTGGATACGCAGGCTGCGGTGGCGGCGATTTCGGAGATTTCGTCGATTATTGCGCAGATCAATGATACGCAGTCGACGATTGCGTCGGCGGTGGAGGAGCAGACCGCGACCACCAACGAGATGAGCCGGAATGTGACCGATGCAGCAGCCGGGGCCAGCAGCATCGCCGGCAATGTGTCCGATGCGGCGCGGGCGGCCAGCGACTCCACGGCAGGGGCCGCCAACACCGCCCAGGCCGCTCACGAACTCGCCGGCCGTGCGGCAGAACTCCAATCCCTCGTCAGTAGATTCCGCGTCTGA
- a CDS encoding NAD(P)-dependent alcohol dehydrogenase, translated as MMHVAAYAAPAAGAPLEKITIARREVRATDVRIEITYAGICHSDIHTVRDEWGPQSYPLAPGHEIVGTVTEVGPDVEKFAVGDIVGVGCMVDSCRDCAACEEGLEQYCLNGNIGTYGSKGYDGEITQGGYSTHIVVEERFVVRIPEPFHGDRLAAATPLLCAGITLFSPLKHWGVGPGTKVAVIGMGGLGHVGVKIAAAMGAEVTVLSHSLNKKDDGLRFGAKNYVATTDRDAMKALRGSFDLIINTVSVNLPMDDYLALLRYDGTLVELGAPSKPLEVAGFSLIVARKSLAGSCIGGMPETQEMLNFCAEHDIVCEIEQINADYINEAYERVVNSDVRYRFVIDAKTF; from the coding sequence ATGATGCATGTCGCTGCCTATGCCGCCCCCGCCGCAGGCGCCCCGCTGGAGAAGATCACCATCGCCCGCCGCGAAGTACGCGCCACGGACGTCCGGATCGAGATCACCTACGCCGGTATCTGCCACTCCGACATCCACACCGTCCGTGACGAGTGGGGCCCGCAGAGCTACCCTCTCGCCCCCGGGCACGAGATCGTCGGCACCGTCACCGAAGTCGGCCCCGACGTCGAGAAATTCGCCGTCGGTGACATCGTCGGTGTCGGCTGCATGGTCGATTCCTGCCGTGACTGCGCGGCCTGCGAGGAGGGCCTCGAACAGTACTGCCTGAACGGCAATATCGGCACCTACGGAAGCAAGGGCTACGACGGCGAGATCACCCAGGGCGGCTACTCCACGCACATCGTCGTGGAGGAACGCTTCGTCGTCCGCATCCCCGAGCCCTTCCACGGCGACCGGTTGGCCGCAGCGACCCCGCTGCTCTGCGCCGGGATCACCCTGTTCAGCCCGCTGAAGCACTGGGGAGTCGGCCCCGGCACGAAGGTTGCCGTCATCGGGATGGGCGGGCTCGGCCACGTCGGCGTGAAGATCGCCGCCGCCATGGGCGCCGAGGTCACTGTCCTCTCCCACAGCCTGAACAAGAAGGACGACGGCCTGCGCTTCGGCGCGAAGAACTATGTCGCCACCACCGACCGTGACGCGATGAAAGCGCTACGTGGCAGCTTCGACCTGATCATCAACACGGTCTCGGTGAACCTGCCGATGGACGACTACCTGGCCCTGCTCCGCTACGACGGCACCCTCGTCGAGCTGGGCGCTCCCAGCAAACCCCTTGAAGTAGCAGGTTTCTCACTGATCGTCGCCCGCAAGTCCCTGGCCGGGTCCTGCATCGGCGGGATGCCCGAGACCCAGGAGATGCTGAACTTCTGCGCCGAACACGACATCGTCTGCGAGATCGAACAGATCAACGCCGATTACATCAACGAAGCCTACGAACGGGTCGTGAACTCCGACGTGCGCTACCGCTTCGTCATCGACGCGAAGACCTTCTGA